Proteins co-encoded in one Synechococcus elongatus PCC 6301 genomic window:
- a CDS encoding single-stranded DNA-binding protein yields the protein MSLNVVNLVGRVGRDPEARYFESGSVVCKFSLAVNRRSRNDEPDWFNVEMWGREAQVAIDYVKKGSLIGISGALKIESWTDRNNNQRTTPVVRANRLELLGSRRDQEGGMAPRDPDSDLF from the coding sequence ATGAGCTTAAATGTTGTCAACTTGGTGGGGCGCGTCGGTCGTGACCCCGAAGCTCGTTACTTTGAGTCGGGTTCGGTCGTTTGTAAGTTTTCCCTGGCGGTCAATCGCCGCAGCCGCAATGATGAGCCTGATTGGTTCAACGTTGAGATGTGGGGCCGCGAAGCCCAGGTTGCGATCGACTATGTCAAGAAAGGCAGTCTGATCGGCATCAGTGGTGCTCTCAAGATTGAGAGCTGGACTGATCGCAACAACAATCAGCGCACCACACCCGTCGTCCGGGCCAATCGTCTTGAGCTGCTGGGCTCGCGCCGAGATCAAGAGGGCGGCATGGCTCCCCGCGATCCAGACAGCGATCTGTTCTAA